In Megalopta genalis isolate 19385.01 unplaced genomic scaffold, iyMegGena1_principal scaffold0143, whole genome shotgun sequence, the genomic stretch ttttacttatattaatattactttcttcttctacaacacacgcaaataaatactataacttataatcaggtaatcaggtttcaaatatattaaattaagagagaaatcaataatatttataattcgtacaaataataaaattttccttattcagaatcctttcaatgtaaatgaaacacttattgttaaactaaaattttaatgaaaactgacttattccatttataacgaaagtgacgggcaacagcccccaaaaattgtttaataccaaatcagtctttaaaaatttaaaaattcttaaaattaacgaataacagtagtttaaccgttggtgctgacactaaatttaccattatttaatttaaattttttattcaaacttacatttaataaaaattaacgatatatttggcgctccctcctctccctcctcttcctcctcttcctcctcttcctccccttcctcctcttcctcctcttcctcctcttcctcctcttcctcttcttttttcattgcccctcttctgggggccataaacagttcttttaaaaagttttttcagctctctctgcaacgtataagtatatattattattattatttgttattatacatatattactatattaaattatatataaaagtatttttcatttacttacattagcagccactaggttcgccaagttaggcctagctgtcccccgagccagctggcctaacatatttcgccactgcgactgtaacataacagcagaattagaagtatatatattatgaatatacatttcatcgtacatatatattgcatatacctacagttttcccggcgttgaatgccagagcgactTCTCTCCCTCCGGTCAAATGGAAGGTGGTTTCCGCCTACCGAGCCAATTTAGCCAGAACTGTCTTCATACTTGCCTGTAACATAGACGTggaattagaagtacatacattatgaataagcatttcatcgtacattcATATTGCAAATACatacagttttcccggcgttgaatgccagagcgacttctttccttctggccagaacattgtcggtcgttccctcaaccgcagtggcgctgtcaatggtagcatcgcaagcacacctcactgccgatccgcgtgaacatcatctgcaacatgcaaggaaaaattcgcacacgaagtgtgcaacccgacattgcgtgggtacgctcgagcgaatctaatgactcgcgagctcagatcttttttaaatttccttcgctgaaataatcagcgaaggcgcacactaagtgtgcaacccgacattgtgTGGGTTCGCTtcaggttttttaattagttttgtgctaatcacaattggttttttgtactccgtttctgtggcctctcggatactcatgttcctaatatagcggctgtccaatatttcgggcaacatacaatggacgtagaatcgcgacaatttcgatttcatttcgttctgccaaaatgtgtcgtctttggttatttttatagttttcataccctttggtgtccacaaacaaaacagacaatattgtcgacctgttatgtgcagttgtccctgcacttggtaaaaatagtaatgggttctgcgtaatgcagtacctgcatcatcttcaaatattcttcgtagtggttgaatattttttatcgcttcttctggcgagaatttttctgccgtcttcgggcatttaatttccacgataccgtcgtcgtcaattatgccgtccggagttgcccccaaaaatggtatctctgcatcaatgaagagaccgcatttgcggatttccacgtcttcctccttcgcaagttgttcgcgggcaatattctcacactgccgaccatattcaatggcaggcagctgcaatatgtttggatacagcagtgactttaccaaatttccacacttggttgttttccttcgccgacacactttgccaaagttcgacgctgtaagtaatttgaatcggtatgtatgccactcgtggcttttattttgttctaccgtatccctctctattttctttcgattcgtttgccagtcctgcagcatctccatgtgcctttctttttcaaagctaaatagatgttgctccatatccggtttctctgcgctaactccataatccgggtccattgctgaacaaaacgggtttctcaccttcttcggagactttcttttcctttcgtttcctttttcattaatgcctttccttctttcttctaattgttctatcaatttcggcggcttCACACTCTTGccctctattacctttgatattagtttttgcgtgttgtgctgtacaacagcagctgcacatctcgcagaatatgaccctctctggccccaatttaACCTTTTCCCACcagtatattttgcaatgattgcattgaggttctcaactgaattTTTTGTAGTATTATGTAACaaactttcagcatgagccatcaatggacggaagatctcatgcatccggttatatgtgccgattttcttgagatgcggtaccaagttgtcttctcccgtgttttctgggcggtcgcagaaatatcctagtcttcgacactccttgtgctctccgaaaacgtggctaggaatatttagtagatccgtttgcaaattttttattttttggtgggtcggaagattttccttcgacctgtaaactgcagccttcacaacatccgtgcgcagtctacgaatgttattttccacggcttttcgataaatgccaggtggagtcttctttacaacatctttcagtttgttgcaaaaattgcgcaataaatggttcgtgcactcaatctttttcacacgaaccatctctgccttgtatggatcacaatccaaaatccttttatatacgctgctgtcgccatcggcaatcaatatattatatatcagacctcttttttctatgctggtctggaaaccctcagcaattgcagcactctccattctcgtggatgtctcatttcgtccccagttcttgaagcatctatgttctctggggctttccttcctcttcgaagcgttgtggcaaatcaaacacactttattCTTCACACctgcaaataacacttttttgtgtggtatcccgctattgcaccaataccggacaaggagtcatgccttccagtatggtacgatcttttcatccagctgccgtcagccacgacggggatgaaagggataccggaaactgaaacgtcgcctcttcggacggctaattgtttctcctcttctgccgctgctagcatttctgcttcagcaagaCTCACCAAATCTTCAACAATGTCGTCATGACGTCTTCGATATTCCGTCCTTGACATGCAtggaatgttcattgttgcaaacatttcttcCATCTTTGCGTAACCACCTCCAGAAGTGATTGCAGCGAGGGTCGTAGTATAATTCAAGTCCATTGTTTTGTTGTCTGCCGTTTGACTGTGCACTTCCGCTTCATATTGGCACATCTTGCACTTCAGAGTTATCGTTGCTAACAATCCCGAGCGCTTCATCCCGATCACTTGCAAATGTTGCGTGGTAcattcgaacgttgccgagtgGTACCCTATCAGTAGTACCTGCTCCACCACGAACCGGAAGTCCGTTATGGTTAATCCTTCATCGATGACTGGCTGTGCACATGATTGCTCTTGCGTTCCTGGCTCGATGATGaaatggggcatttcttgacttacctccgctgcttcgatcttctcggtgcgcatcttccttgccgctgcagcttgttgagttctataaatgcaaaatatacaaacaaaaataaaggttttcaaatgagtactataccgttcgatctaaatagatagatattattaattaaataatgtgagccagtcactgtgccgttgcaaccatttcgaatcataacctggagtaagccgttcaatctttccattttaattgaacacttgcaaatgataacgatgacaatacaagtagcaacgatttgttgcatagcaattgaatcatattgaactgttaattatatgaattaatttgctttgttggagtgagaacatatatatatatattattttaattgcggctaaaaaattggctacaaaatatttttcatacat encodes the following:
- the LOC143262566 gene encoding uncharacterized protein LOC143262566; the encoded protein is MPKVVNSMNWEDVVSSQLFRCMKGGASKHLTLTRPRYSKRKIMKERTQQAAAARKMRTEKIEAAEVSQEMPHFIIEPGTQEQSCAQPVIDEGLTITDFRFVVEQVLLIGYHSATFECTTQHLQVIGMKRSGLLATITLKCKMCQYEAEVHSQTADNKTMDLNYTTTLAAITSGGGYAKMEEMFATMNIPCMSRTEYRRRHDDIVEDLVSLAEAEMLAAAEEEKQLAVRRGDVSVSGIPFIPVVADGSWMKRSYHTGRHDSLSGIGAIAGYHTKKCYLQV